One genomic region from Microcella humidisoli encodes:
- a CDS encoding MinD/ParA family ATP-binding protein, which produces MAEKRGRTKTEAVTTVAEGVEPVGDADLAAALPESLTIDVELPAPVHERPADEQAVALLDSGVDPAIVGAVVGTVETGTTVIELAHDELHAVVTTPPTGDDPDADVEIPPLPQTDGVYSRRDMLDGVHQGPESAAMLTADRLIEPRRRNRTAPEGRWPAFVYAVTFHLVNIGDSRRVRERKELDAKIATAFEGGARFVPVLTRKGGVGKTTITTLLGMALASVRDDRVIAIDANPDRGTLSERVARQTRATVRDVVNRAPSIQGFTDFSTLVSRDETRLDILASDTDPMLSEAFDENDYNVVADLAARYYSIVLTDCGTGIVHSVMRATLQRADALVIVSGGSVDEARLASETLTWLEANGYGELVREAIVAINTATQGTNLVKLEEIEAHFASRVRQIVRIPYDEQLAAGSVISWRDLRPLTRQAARELAALVAQGMPVRRGV; this is translated from the coding sequence GTGGCCGAGAAGCGTGGCAGAACCAAGACCGAAGCGGTGACGACCGTCGCCGAGGGGGTCGAGCCCGTCGGCGACGCCGACCTTGCCGCGGCGCTGCCGGAGAGCCTCACGATCGACGTCGAGCTGCCCGCACCCGTGCACGAGCGCCCGGCCGACGAGCAGGCTGTCGCCCTGCTCGACAGCGGCGTCGACCCGGCGATCGTCGGCGCCGTCGTCGGCACGGTCGAGACGGGCACCACCGTCATCGAGCTCGCCCACGACGAGCTGCACGCCGTCGTCACGACGCCGCCGACCGGCGACGATCCCGACGCCGATGTCGAGATCCCGCCGCTGCCGCAGACCGACGGTGTCTACTCGCGCCGCGACATGCTCGACGGGGTGCACCAGGGTCCGGAGTCGGCAGCCATGCTCACCGCCGATCGGCTCATCGAGCCGAGGCGGCGCAATCGAACGGCGCCCGAGGGTCGCTGGCCCGCTTTCGTCTACGCGGTCACCTTCCACCTCGTCAACATCGGCGACTCGCGCCGCGTTCGCGAGCGCAAAGAGCTCGACGCCAAGATCGCCACGGCGTTCGAGGGCGGGGCGCGCTTCGTGCCCGTGCTCACGCGCAAGGGCGGTGTCGGCAAGACGACGATCACGACCCTGCTGGGCATGGCTCTCGCCTCGGTGCGGGATGACCGCGTCATCGCCATCGACGCGAACCCCGATCGCGGCACCCTGTCAGAACGCGTCGCGCGGCAGACCCGCGCGACCGTGCGCGACGTCGTCAATCGCGCGCCGAGCATCCAGGGATTCACGGACTTCTCGACGCTCGTCTCGCGCGATGAGACTCGTCTCGACATCCTCGCCTCCGATACCGACCCCATGCTCTCCGAGGCCTTCGACGAGAACGACTACAACGTCGTCGCCGACCTCGCTGCCCGCTACTACTCGATCGTGCTCACCGACTGCGGTACGGGCATCGTGCACTCGGTCATGCGCGCGACCCTGCAGCGGGCCGATGCGCTCGTCATCGTCTCGGGCGGCAGCGTCGACGAAGCACGGCTCGCCTCGGAGACCCTCACCTGGCTCGAGGCGAACGGCTACGGCGAGCTCGTGCGTGAGGCGATCGTCGCGATCAACACGGCCACCCAGGGCACCAATCTCGTCAAGCTCGAAGAGATCGAGGCGCACTTCGCCTCCCGCGTGCGGCAGATCGTGCGCATCCCCTACGACGAGCAGCTCGCCGCGGGTTCTGTGATCTCGTGGCGCGACCTGCGCCCGCTCACGCGGCAGGCGGCGCGCGAGCTCGCGGCGCTCGTCGCTCAGGGCATGCCTGTGCGCCGGGGAGTCTGA
- a CDS encoding lysophospholipid acyltransferase family protein, translating to MFYWLMKNLVIGPILLTAFRPWVRGVENVPRTGAVILASNHLSFTDSVFLPLVLDRRVVFLAKSDYFTGRGIKGWLIKMFFEASGQLPIDRSGGKASEASLNTGLKVLAEGFALGIYPEGTRSPDGIMYRGRTGVARMILESGAPVVPVAMIDTEKVMPIGAKLPKVVRPGVVFGEPLDFSRFQGLEGDRFVLRSITDEIMYELGRLSGQEYRDVYATTVKDKRPANAR from the coding sequence GTGTTCTACTGGCTCATGAAGAACCTGGTGATCGGGCCGATCCTGCTCACGGCCTTCCGTCCGTGGGTGCGCGGTGTCGAGAACGTCCCGCGCACGGGCGCGGTGATCCTGGCGAGCAACCACTTGTCGTTCACGGACTCGGTCTTCCTGCCGCTCGTGCTCGATCGGCGCGTGGTGTTCCTCGCCAAGAGCGACTACTTCACGGGGCGCGGAATCAAGGGCTGGCTCATCAAGATGTTCTTCGAAGCGAGCGGCCAGCTGCCGATCGACCGCTCGGGCGGCAAGGCGAGCGAGGCGTCGCTCAACACCGGACTCAAGGTGCTCGCCGAGGGCTTCGCGCTCGGCATCTACCCGGAGGGCACCCGCAGCCCCGACGGCATCATGTACCGGGGACGCACGGGCGTGGCCCGCATGATCCTCGAGTCGGGGGCGCCCGTCGTGCCCGTGGCCATGATCGACACCGAGAAGGTCATGCCGATCGGCGCGAAGCTGCCGAAAGTCGTGCGCCCGGGTGTCGTGTTCGGCGAGCCGCTCGACTTCAGCCGCTTCCAGGGGCTCGAGGGCGACCGCTTCGTGCTGCGGTCGATCACCGACGAGATCATGTACGAACTCGGCCGCCTGAGCGGCCAGGAGTATCGCGACGTCTACGCGACCACGGTCAAGGACAAGCGGCCCGCCAACGCCCGATAG
- a CDS encoding ROK family glucokinase, translating into MHSIGIDIGGTKIAGALVSDDGEILAELREPTPAGDPAAITELVVRMVEQLRDGQQVIAAGVAAAGFIDAAQSTVYYAPNINWRHEPFRDRLRERLDLDVTIDNDANAAGWAEFRFGAARDAHDMTMLTIGTGVGGAIVAGDRLLRGGFGTAGELGHLRVVPDGLPCGCGARGCIEQYGSGRALLRMANEIADAGGIGLQLAAERERAGGLTGDILARLLVDHDAGALHALRQLGTWLGQACASLSAVLDPELFVFGGGVSIAGDLLLDPVRESYLAHLPARGYHPEPRFVVAELVNDAGVVGAADLARIHATASGA; encoded by the coding sequence GTGCACTCCATCGGAATCGACATCGGCGGGACGAAGATCGCCGGAGCCCTCGTGAGCGACGACGGCGAGATCCTCGCCGAGCTGCGCGAGCCCACCCCCGCGGGCGACCCCGCCGCCATCACCGAGCTCGTCGTGCGCATGGTCGAGCAGTTGCGCGATGGCCAGCAGGTCATCGCCGCGGGAGTCGCGGCCGCGGGATTCATCGACGCCGCGCAGTCGACCGTCTACTACGCGCCGAACATCAACTGGCGGCACGAGCCCTTCCGCGACCGACTGCGCGAGCGGCTCGATCTCGACGTGACGATCGACAACGATGCGAACGCGGCCGGCTGGGCCGAATTCCGCTTCGGGGCGGCACGGGATGCGCACGACATGACGATGCTGACGATCGGCACGGGCGTCGGCGGCGCGATCGTCGCAGGAGACCGCCTGCTGCGCGGCGGCTTCGGCACGGCAGGCGAGCTCGGTCACCTGCGGGTCGTTCCCGACGGTCTGCCGTGCGGCTGCGGCGCGCGCGGCTGCATCGAGCAGTACGGCTCGGGTCGTGCGCTGCTGCGCATGGCGAACGAGATCGCCGACGCGGGCGGCATCGGCCTGCAGCTCGCGGCCGAGCGCGAGCGCGCGGGCGGGCTCACGGGCGACATCCTCGCCCGACTGCTTGTCGACCACGACGCCGGCGCCCTGCACGCACTGCGCCAGCTCGGCACCTGGCTCGGCCAGGCCTGCGCGAGCCTCAGCGCGGTGCTCGACCCCGAGCTCTTCGTCTTCGGGGGCGGCGTCTCGATCGCCGGCGACCTGCTGCTCGATCCCGTGCGCGAGTCGTACCTCGCTCATCTGCCGGCACGGGGCTACCACCCCGAGCCCCGGTTCGTCGTGGCCGAGCTCGTCAACGACGCCGGTGTCGTCGGGGCGGCCGACCTGGCGCGCATCCACGCCACCGCCTCGGGCGCGTGA
- a CDS encoding peptide deformylase, which translates to MAVRPIRLFGDPVLRSAADPIVRIDDAVRALVTDLIDTVKVPGRAGVAAPQIGVMLRAFSYNIDGDVGYVLNPELVEVRGEAQPVDEGCLSVPGFGFPRRRHPWARVVGIDLDGSAVDLSGDGLLAQALQHECDHLDGRLYIEGLEPEIKREAMRAVRQADWFARP; encoded by the coding sequence ATGGCCGTCCGCCCCATCCGTCTCTTCGGCGACCCCGTGCTGCGCAGCGCCGCCGACCCGATCGTGCGCATCGACGACGCGGTGCGGGCCCTCGTGACCGATCTGATCGACACCGTGAAGGTACCGGGCCGTGCGGGCGTCGCCGCGCCTCAGATCGGCGTCATGCTGCGCGCGTTCAGCTACAACATCGACGGTGACGTCGGCTACGTGCTCAACCCCGAGCTCGTCGAGGTTCGCGGCGAGGCGCAACCCGTCGATGAGGGGTGCTTGAGCGTGCCCGGGTTCGGGTTCCCGCGCCGCCGCCACCCCTGGGCCCGCGTGGTCGGCATCGATCTCGACGGGTCCGCGGTCGACCTCAGCGGCGACGGCCTGCTCGCGCAGGCGCTGCAGCACGAGTGCGACCACCTCGACGGGCGACTGTACATCGAGGGGCTCGAGCCCGAGATCAAGCGCGAGGCCATGCGCGCGGTGCGCCAGGCCGACTGGTTCGCGCGGCCGTAG
- a CDS encoding pyruvate carboxylase encodes MFRKILVANRGEIAIRAFRAAYELGAKTVAVFPYEDRNSMHRLKADEAYQIGEPGHPVRAYLDVAEIIRVAKLAGADAIYPGYGFLSENPDLAQAAADAGIAFIGPPRSVLEMAGNKVTAKEKAIAAGVPVLRSSPATTDIQVLLDAADEIGFPIFAKAVAGGGGRGMRRVEHRDELRGALEAAMREADSAFGDPTMFVEQAVVRPRHIEVQILADATGETVHLFERDCSVQRRHQKVVEIAPAPNLDEGTRQQMYRDAVAFAKSIGYVNAGTVEFLLDTAGERAGEHVFIEMNPRIQVEHTVTEEVTDVDLVQSQMRIAYGQTLAELGLQQHQIHLRGAALQCRITTEDPASGFRPDTGKITTYRSPGGAGVRLDGGTVASGAQISPHFDSMLAKMTCRGRDFASAVSRARRGLAEFRIRGVTTNIPFLQAVLDDPAFQAGDLSTAFIDERPHLVRTSPSKDRGTKMLNWLADVTVNQPNGAGEGVIDPALKLPVVDLEAAAPEGSRQRLLALGPQGFASALRQQTALAVTDTTFRDAHQSLLATRVRTADLVQVMPHVARLTPGLLSVEAWGGATYDVALRFLGEDPWQRLAAMREALPNVAIQMLLRGRNTVGYTPYPVEVTDAFVAEAAATGIDIFRIFDALNDVDQMRPAIDAVLGTGMTVAEVGMCYSGDLLDPAENLYTLDYYLRLAEQIVESGAHILAIKDMAGLLRASAAETLVAALRERFDLPVHVHTHDTAGGQLATLLAAARAGADAVDAASAPMAGTTSQPSLSALVAALEHTERDTGLGLRPVADLEPYWEAVRRAYAPFESGLPGPTGRVYTHEIPGGQLSNLRQQAIALGLGDRFEVIEDWYAAANRILGRPTKVTPSSKVVGDLALQMAAAGADPADFEANPQNYDIPDSVIGFMAGELGDLPGGWPEPFRSKVLAGRTVKIGTTPLTDEQRAKLAGSTDERRLMLNQLLFPQPTQQFLQVREQYGDLSVLATPDYLYGLRAGVEHSIQIEQGVSLLVSLEAIGEPDEKGMRSVMATLNGQLRPITVRDRSIAVDAATAEKADAVQPGQIAAPFMGVVTVSVAEGDRVEAGQAVATIEAMKMEAAITTPVAGVVQRRAIPTTQQCEAGDLIVVIA; translated from the coding sequence ATGTTTCGGAAGATCCTTGTCGCCAACCGCGGAGAGATCGCCATCCGCGCCTTCCGCGCCGCCTACGAGCTGGGCGCGAAGACCGTGGCGGTGTTCCCGTACGAGGACCGCAACTCCATGCACCGCCTGAAGGCCGACGAGGCCTACCAGATCGGTGAGCCCGGGCATCCGGTGCGCGCGTACCTCGATGTCGCCGAGATCATCCGCGTCGCGAAGCTCGCGGGCGCCGACGCCATCTACCCCGGCTACGGGTTCCTCAGCGAGAACCCCGACCTCGCCCAGGCCGCCGCCGACGCCGGCATCGCGTTCATCGGCCCACCGCGCTCGGTGCTCGAGATGGCCGGCAACAAGGTCACCGCGAAGGAGAAGGCGATCGCTGCGGGCGTTCCCGTGCTGCGATCGAGCCCCGCGACGACCGACATCCAGGTGCTGCTCGATGCTGCCGACGAGATCGGGTTCCCCATCTTCGCGAAGGCCGTCGCGGGCGGCGGCGGGCGCGGCATGCGGCGCGTCGAGCACCGCGACGAGCTGCGCGGCGCCCTCGAAGCCGCCATGCGCGAGGCCGACAGCGCGTTCGGCGACCCCACGATGTTCGTCGAGCAGGCCGTCGTGCGGCCCCGGCACATCGAGGTGCAGATTCTGGCCGACGCGACCGGCGAGACCGTGCACCTGTTCGAGCGCGACTGCTCGGTGCAGCGGCGCCACCAGAAGGTCGTCGAGATCGCGCCGGCCCCGAATCTCGATGAGGGCACTCGACAGCAGATGTACCGTGACGCGGTCGCGTTCGCGAAGTCGATCGGCTACGTGAACGCGGGCACGGTCGAGTTCCTGCTCGACACGGCGGGGGAGCGCGCGGGCGAGCACGTGTTCATCGAGATGAACCCCCGCATCCAGGTCGAGCACACCGTGACCGAGGAGGTCACCGACGTCGACCTCGTGCAGTCGCAGATGCGCATCGCCTACGGCCAGACGCTCGCCGAGCTCGGGCTGCAGCAGCACCAGATCCACCTGCGCGGCGCGGCCCTCCAGTGCCGCATCACCACGGAAGACCCCGCGAGCGGGTTCCGCCCCGACACCGGCAAGATCACGACCTACCGCTCTCCGGGCGGCGCCGGGGTGCGGCTCGACGGCGGCACGGTCGCCTCGGGCGCGCAGATCTCGCCGCACTTCGACTCGATGCTCGCGAAGATGACGTGCCGGGGGCGCGACTTCGCCTCGGCCGTCTCGCGTGCGCGCCGCGGGCTCGCCGAGTTCCGCATCCGGGGCGTGACGACGAACATCCCGTTCCTGCAGGCCGTGCTCGATGACCCGGCGTTCCAAGCGGGAGACCTCAGCACCGCGTTCATCGACGAGCGGCCGCACCTCGTGCGCACGAGCCCTTCGAAGGATCGCGGCACCAAGATGCTCAACTGGCTCGCCGACGTCACGGTGAACCAGCCGAACGGGGCGGGGGAGGGCGTCATCGACCCCGCGCTCAAGCTGCCCGTCGTCGACCTCGAGGCCGCGGCTCCCGAGGGCTCGCGTCAGCGGCTGCTCGCGCTGGGTCCGCAGGGCTTCGCGAGCGCACTGCGGCAGCAGACGGCCCTCGCGGTCACCGATACGACGTTCCGGGATGCGCACCAGTCGCTGCTCGCCACCCGCGTGCGCACGGCCGATCTCGTTCAGGTCATGCCGCACGTCGCCCGGCTGACCCCGGGGCTCCTCAGCGTCGAGGCCTGGGGCGGGGCGACCTACGATGTCGCCCTGCGCTTCCTCGGGGAGGACCCGTGGCAGCGCCTCGCGGCGATGCGCGAGGCCCTGCCCAACGTGGCCATCCAGATGCTGCTGCGGGGTCGCAACACTGTCGGGTACACGCCGTACCCGGTCGAGGTGACCGATGCGTTCGTGGCCGAGGCCGCTGCGACGGGCATCGACATCTTCCGCATCTTCGACGCGCTCAACGACGTCGACCAGATGCGGCCGGCGATCGACGCGGTGCTCGGCACCGGCATGACGGTTGCCGAGGTCGGCATGTGCTACTCGGGCGACCTGCTCGACCCCGCGGAGAACCTCTATACGCTCGACTACTACCTGCGGCTCGCCGAGCAGATCGTCGAGTCGGGTGCGCACATCTTGGCGATCAAGGACATGGCCGGTCTGCTGCGTGCGAGCGCGGCCGAGACCCTCGTGGCGGCGCTGCGCGAACGGTTCGACCTGCCCGTGCACGTGCACACGCACGACACGGCGGGCGGGCAGCTCGCGACGCTGCTCGCGGCCGCTCGCGCTGGTGCCGACGCCGTCGACGCCGCGAGCGCGCCGATGGCCGGCACGACCTCGCAGCCCTCGCTCTCGGCTCTCGTCGCCGCGCTCGAGCACACCGAGCGCGACACGGGGCTCGGGCTCCGCCCCGTCGCCGACCTCGAGCCGTACTGGGAGGCCGTGCGCCGCGCGTACGCGCCCTTCGAGTCGGGCCTGCCGGGTCCGACGGGCCGCGTCTACACCCACGAGATCCCGGGCGGTCAGCTCTCGAACCTGCGTCAGCAGGCGATCGCGCTCGGGCTCGGCGACCGCTTCGAGGTCATCGAAGACTGGTATGCCGCAGCGAACCGCATTCTCGGCCGGCCCACGAAGGTCACGCCGTCGTCGAAGGTCGTCGGCGACCTCGCGCTGCAGATGGCGGCCGCCGGAGCGGACCCGGCCGACTTCGAGGCCAACCCGCAGAACTACGACATTCCCGACTCCGTGATCGGCTTCATGGCGGGCGAGCTCGGCGACCTCCCGGGCGGCTGGCCCGAACCGTTCCGCAGCAAGGTGCTCGCCGGTCGCACGGTCAAGATCGGCACGACGCCCCTGACCGACGAGCAGCGGGCGAAGCTCGCCGGCAGCACCGACGAGCGCCGGCTCATGCTCAACCAGCTGCTGTTCCCGCAGCCGACGCAGCAGTTCCTGCAGGTGCGCGAGCAGTACGGCGATCTCTCGGTGCTCGCGACTCCCGACTACCTCTACGGCCTGCGCGCGGGCGTCGAGCACTCGATCCAGATCGAGCAGGGCGTGAGCCTGCTCGTGAGTCTCGAGGCCATCGGCGAGCCCGACGAGAAGGGCATGCGCAGCGTCATGGCGACGCTCAATGGTCAGCTGCGGCCCATCACGGTGCGTGATCGCAGTATCGCGGTCGACGCGGCGACAGCCGAGAAGGCCGATGCCGTGCAGCCCGGTCAAATCGCCGCGCCGTTCATGGGCGTGGTGACCGTCTCCGTCGCGGAAGGGGATCGCGTGGAGGCCGGCCAGGCCGTCGCGACGATCGAGGCGATGAAGATGGAGGCCGCGATCACGACGCCGGTGGCGGGGGTCGTGCAGCGCCGGGCCATTCCCACGACGCAGCAGTGCGAGGCCGGCGACCTCATCGTCGTCATCGCCTGA
- a CDS encoding class II 3-deoxy-7-phosphoheptulonate synthase: protein MVDPFETVVHADPEVIAGLDHWRTLPIKQQPTWPDSTAVAAASAELATLPPLVFAGEVDMLRDRLARAARGEAFLLQGGDCAETFAGATADQIRNRVKTILQMAVVLTYGASMPVIKMGRMAGQFAKPRSSDTETRGDVTLPAYRGDIVNGYDFTPESRQADPARLVKGYHTSASTLNLIRAFTQGGFADLRMVHSWNKGFAANPANQRYEGLAKEIDRAVKFMEAAGADFDELKRVEFYSSHEGLLMDYERPMTRIDSRTGTPYNTSAHFLWIGERTRELDGAHVDFFKRIRNPIGVKLGPSTTPETMERLIDVLDPEREPGRLTFITRMGAGVIRDALPPLLEAIRGMDATPLWVSDPMHGNGMTTPNGYKTRRFDDVVDEVKGFFEAHRAVGTHPGGIHVELTGDDVTECLGGSEHIDEETLATRYESLCDPRLNHMQSLELAFLVAEELGRS from the coding sequence GTGGTCGACCCCTTCGAAACCGTTGTGCACGCTGACCCCGAGGTCATTGCCGGACTCGATCACTGGCGCACCCTGCCGATCAAGCAGCAGCCCACGTGGCCCGACTCGACGGCCGTTGCTGCGGCGTCTGCCGAGCTCGCGACCCTGCCCCCGCTCGTCTTCGCGGGTGAGGTCGACATGCTGCGCGACCGCCTCGCGCGCGCTGCGCGCGGTGAGGCGTTCCTGCTGCAGGGCGGCGACTGCGCCGAGACCTTCGCGGGCGCGACGGCCGACCAGATCCGCAACCGCGTCAAGACCATCCTGCAGATGGCCGTCGTGCTCACCTACGGCGCCTCGATGCCCGTCATCAAGATGGGCCGCATGGCGGGCCAGTTCGCGAAGCCGCGCTCAAGCGACACCGAGACCCGCGGCGACGTCACGCTGCCGGCCTACCGGGGCGACATCGTGAACGGCTACGACTTCACGCCCGAGTCGCGCCAGGCCGATCCCGCGCGCCTCGTCAAGGGCTACCACACGAGCGCCTCGACCCTGAACCTCATCCGCGCCTTCACCCAGGGTGGGTTCGCCGACCTGCGCATGGTGCACAGCTGGAACAAGGGCTTCGCCGCCAACCCCGCGAACCAGCGCTACGAGGGCCTCGCGAAAGAGATCGACCGCGCGGTGAAGTTCATGGAGGCGGCCGGGGCCGACTTCGACGAGCTCAAGCGCGTCGAGTTCTACTCGAGCCACGAGGGTCTGCTCATGGACTACGAGCGACCCATGACGCGCATCGACTCGCGCACGGGCACGCCGTACAACACGAGCGCGCACTTCCTCTGGATCGGCGAGCGCACGCGCGAGCTCGACGGCGCCCACGTCGACTTCTTCAAGCGCATCCGCAACCCCATCGGGGTCAAGCTCGGCCCCTCGACGACGCCCGAGACGATGGAGCGGCTCATCGACGTGCTCGACCCCGAGCGCGAGCCCGGTCGACTCACCTTCATCACGCGCATGGGCGCCGGCGTCATCCGTGACGCGCTGCCGCCGCTGCTGGAGGCGATCCGCGGCATGGACGCGACGCCGCTGTGGGTCAGCGACCCCATGCACGGCAACGGCATGACGACGCCGAACGGCTACAAGACGCGTCGCTTCGACGACGTCGTCGACGAGGTGAAGGGCTTCTTCGAGGCCCACCGCGCGGTCGGCACGCATCCCGGTGGCATCCACGTCGAGCTCACCGGCGACGACGTCACCGAGTGCCTCGGCGGCTCGGAGCACATCGATGAGGAGACCCTTGCGACGCGCTACGAGTCGCTGTGCGACCCGCGCCTCAACCACATGCAGTCGCTCGAACTCGCCTTCCTCGTCGCCGAGGAGCTCGGCCGCAGCTAG
- a CDS encoding AMP-dependent synthetase/ligase produces MKEFFVPAVVTPDPDANATDLLVDRVRQTPNGALFALPTADGGWSDVTAAEFHRQVKALAKGFIAAGIKPGDKIGFMCKTRYEWTLVDFATWFAGAALVPIYETSSPSQVQYILDDSEAHHMIVETAEHFSRYDEVAGDLPNIGHVWQMHLGDLEKLASTGEGVSDDELEARRSAAVGSDLATLIYTSGSTGVPKGCILTHSNFVELCRNATVSMSQIVNPQSSTLLFITTAHVFARFISVLGVHGGVKIGHQADTKQLLSALGSFKPTFLLAVPRVFEKVYNSAEQKAEAGGKGKIFRAAADVAIAHSKALDAGHVPLGLKLRFALFDKLVYGKLRAAMGGRVQYAVSGSAPLGLRLAHFFRSLDIRILEGYGLTETTAPATINLVDKFKIGTTGPALPGVGLKIAEDGEILVKGINVFAGYWKKPEATAEVMEGEWFRTGDIGALDDDGFLTITGRKKEIIVTAGGKNVAPAALEDPIRANPIIGQVVVVGDKKPFVSALVTLDSEMLPVWLNNNELDAQMSLTEAAQHPTVLAEVQRAIDSANSRVSRAESIRKFTVLATEFTEASGHLTPKMSIKRHVITTDFADVIEGMYSGAPETQGISLQ; encoded by the coding sequence GTGAAAGAGTTCTTCGTCCCGGCCGTCGTCACCCCCGACCCCGACGCGAACGCCACCGACCTGCTCGTCGACCGCGTTCGCCAGACCCCGAACGGCGCTCTGTTCGCCCTGCCGACGGCGGATGGCGGCTGGTCGGATGTCACGGCCGCCGAGTTCCACCGTCAGGTGAAGGCGCTCGCGAAGGGCTTCATCGCCGCCGGCATCAAGCCCGGCGACAAGATCGGGTTCATGTGCAAGACGCGCTACGAGTGGACGCTCGTCGACTTCGCGACGTGGTTCGCCGGAGCCGCCCTCGTGCCCATCTACGAGACGAGCTCGCCGAGCCAGGTGCAGTACATCCTCGACGACTCCGAAGCGCACCACATGATCGTCGAGACCGCCGAGCACTTCTCGCGCTACGACGAGGTGGCCGGCGACCTGCCGAACATCGGGCACGTCTGGCAGATGCACCTCGGCGACCTCGAGAAGCTCGCCTCGACGGGTGAGGGCGTGAGCGATGACGAGCTCGAGGCCCGTCGGTCGGCCGCGGTCGGCAGCGACCTCGCGACCCTCATCTACACCTCGGGATCGACGGGCGTTCCCAAGGGCTGCATCCTGACCCACTCGAACTTCGTCGAGCTGTGCCGCAACGCCACCGTCTCGATGAGCCAGATCGTCAACCCGCAGTCCTCGACGCTGCTCTTCATCACGACGGCGCACGTCTTCGCGCGCTTCATCTCGGTGCTCGGCGTGCACGGCGGCGTGAAGATCGGCCACCAGGCCGACACCAAGCAGCTGCTGAGCGCGCTCGGTTCGTTCAAGCCGACCTTCCTGCTCGCGGTGCCTCGCGTGTTCGAGAAGGTCTACAACTCGGCCGAGCAGAAGGCCGAGGCCGGCGGCAAGGGCAAGATCTTCCGCGCCGCCGCCGATGTCGCGATCGCGCACTCCAAGGCTCTCGACGCCGGTCACGTGCCGCTCGGCCTCAAGCTGCGGTTCGCGCTCTTCGACAAGCTCGTCTACGGCAAGCTGCGCGCGGCCATGGGCGGGCGCGTGCAGTACGCCGTCTCGGGTTCCGCTCCCCTGGGCCTGCGCCTGGCGCACTTCTTCCGCAGCCTCGACATCCGCATCCTCGAGGGCTACGGCCTCACCGAGACGACGGCGCCCGCGACGATCAACCTCGTCGACAAGTTCAAGATCGGCACCACCGGTCCGGCACTGCCGGGCGTGGGCCTCAAGATCGCGGAGGACGGCGAGATCCTCGTCAAGGGCATCAACGTCTTCGCCGGCTACTGGAAGAAGCCCGAGGCGACCGCCGAGGTCATGGAGGGCGAGTGGTTCCGCACGGGCGACATCGGCGCGCTCGACGACGACGGCTTCCTCACGATCACCGGTCGCAAGAAGGAGATCATCGTCACGGCGGGCGGCAAGAACGTGGCCCCCGCGGCGCTCGAGGACCCGATCCGGGCGAACCCGATCATCGGCCAGGTCGTCGTCGTCGGCGACAAGAAGCCCTTCGTCTCCGCCCTCGTGACGCTCGACTCCGAGATGCTGCCCGTGTGGCTCAACAACAACGAGCTCGACGCGCAGATGTCGCTCACCGAGGCGGCACAGCACCCCACGGTGCTGGCCGAGGTGCAGCGCGCGATCGACAGCGCCAACAGCCGCGTCTCACGCGCCGAGTCGATCCGCAAGTTCACGGTGCTCGCCACCGAGTTCACCGAGGCGAGCGGTCACCTCACGCCGAAGATGAGCATCAAGCGCCATGTCATCACGACCGACTTCGCCGATGTCATCGAGGGCATGTACAGCGGTGCCCCCGAGACGCAGGGCATCTCGCTGCAGTAG